CTATGGTGTATAAAAAAGATGTGCAACCGCCTGCAGATACGAATGCGGCTACAAGTCAAAATTCAAAAAATAATGCAAGCAATAGCTCGGTTACACACACAGCGCCTGCTTTCCATAATCCAGGTCATTTAAGAATGTGGGCACAATCTCCATTACACCGCTTTAATCCACATGTTTTTCTCATTATTATTGGAGCTATTCTGATTGCTGGTATTTCTTACTATGCTTATTTTAGAAGAAAAGTGAGATTAGAAGAAGAAAGACTTGGAGCTGATAAAGAAGAGAAAGCCTTTAAACAGTTAATGGCAAAGCAAAAGGCAATTTTGGATAAGATCATTGAGCTAGAAGAGACCTTTGGTGATGGGAAATTGTCGGAGGAAGCTTATCAAGCCAAGCTTGCTGCCTATAAGCAGCACTTAGTCCAAGTAAAATTAAATTTACGAAACTATGTTGAGTAGCAACTGAAATGGGAGGGGCCGCAATTGATTGAAATAAAAAACCTAACAAAGCAAGCTGATAATAAACTGATCTTACGTGGTATAGACCTCTCGATAAAAAAAGGAGAAACGGTTGCCATACTTGGTCCGAATGGTGCCGGGAAAAGTACCCTATTAAAGGTACTGGCAACCTTAATAAAACCCACATCAGGGCTGGTAAAAATAAATAGTTTGGATTTGAAAAAAGACCATATTGAGATAAAAAAAGTCTTAGGGTACTTACCCCATTCCAGTTTGCTGTATGATCATTATTCTCCGTTAGAAAATCTTGTTTTCTTTGGAAATGTATACGGAGTAAAAAATGTGGAGGAGCAAGCCATGAAGCTTGTTAAAGAAGTTGGATTATCCTTCTTTTTGAACGAGCCAGTGAAGAACTTCTCCCGCGGTATGATACAAAGGATTGCAATCGCACGTGCAATTATTCATGACCCAGAGGTTCTTCTGCTTGATGAACCACATACGGGCTTGGATCAGGGGGCTATTACCATTCTAAATAATGTGATCCTCTCTATGAGGGAGAGAGGTGCGACCACTTTAATGGTGACTCATGATTTTAAACAAGCGGCGGAAATTTGCGACCGAATTATTATCTTGAAAAATGGAAAAATCGTTGATGATTTTAAAATGGAGAAACATAATCTGGGATATGTTTCTGAAATATATGAGCTTCAAGTGGAGGGAGTTTCATGAACCTATTTCGAACTGCCCTCTTACTAGCAAAAAAAGATTTATACTCCGAATTAAAAACAAAACAAATCCTAGTAACCCAGATTATATTTGCGGGACTAGTAATTGTTGTTCTCAGTTTTGCATTTGACCCGGCAAATAACACAACAAAGGCTGTCATTCCAGGGGTAATATGGGTCATTATTGTTTTTGCAGGCATTCTAGGACTAAACCGCTCGTTTATTACGGAACAGCGAAATGACACCATTCAGGGTTTATTGGTTGCACCAATGGAGGCAGCAAGTATTTATTTAGGAAAGTTTTTTGCTAATTTCACGATGATTCTAGTAGTAGAACTGGTTTCCATTCCGTTTTTATTTTTATTATTTGACTTTCATTTTCTTGGTAGTATTCCCTATTTTATTGTAGTCGTTTTCTTAGGAAGCTTTGGATTTATTGCGATTGGAACATTTCTGGCGGCACTGGCTGCCAATTCAAAAAGCAGTGAAATGCTCCTTCCCCTGCTTCTATTTCCGATTACTACACCTATATTAATTGGTGTTGTGCAGGCAACAAGAATTATCTTGACAAATATGGAGAAGTTTTCAAGTGCGTTAGCGTGGATCCAATTGGTTACTGCTTATGATGTAATTTTCTTTGTTATTTGTCTTTTACTAATCGATTATGTTCTGGAGGTTTAAATAATGAGTATGAATCTCGAACGAGAAAAAGTGGCACTTGCGGGGGCCAAGTTGACTGAACCGAAGAAACTAAATATCTCTAGTATTTTGTTTGCAGGCACAGTGATCTCCATGTTCGTTTCCCTATATTTTATCTTTATTTTTGCTGCGGAAGAAACAACAATGCATGCAGCACAGAAAATCTTCTATTTTCATGTAAGCTCAGCGTGGTTAGCCTTCATGGCGTTTTTTGTAACTTTTGTATTTAGCATTTTGTTTTTAATTAAGCGAAAGAGAATTTTTGATACCTATGCATATGTTTCAGCAGAAATCGGTATAGTTTTTACCATCATTGTTCTAACGACCGGTCCTATTTGGGCAAGATCAGCATGGAACACTTGGTGGGTATGGGAACCGCGGTTAATTACGACGTTGATTTTATTTTTCATTTATATTGCCTATATTATGATTCGTCAAATGGATGGAGTATGGGATAAGAAAGCTAGGCTTGCCGCTGTTTTTGGAATTATTGGTTTTGCTGATGTTCCGATTGTGTTCTTTGCGATTCGCTGGTGGCAAACAAAATTCCATCCAATAGTTTTTGGAGAAGGTCCGTCTCAAAAAGGAGGTGGCATTGAAGATAGTATGCTTGTCGCTTTACTAGTAACAATTACGGCTTTTACTATTTTCTATGCCTATCTTCTTCATAAAGGAGTTTCATTTGAAAATATGAAAATCAAAATAGAGCGTTACAAAGAAAAATTAAGAGAACAAATAGAAAACTAGGAGGAATTTACAATGAACTATGAATATATGTTAGGTGCTTATTCTGTTGCGTGGGTTGTTATTTTTGCCTATATGGCAATTGTAGGTAAAAGACATACTAAGCTAAAGAAGGAAATTGAGTTTTTAAAACAACTGGAAAAATAAGCAAGGGGAGTCAGGAGGAAATAAGATGAACAAACGAGTCATTAAATTGCTCGTAATGATTCTAATTATTGGTATGTTTGCTTTCTTTGCTTATAGCCTGGTAACTAAAGGAAAACATACGGATGTTGGCGATAAAGCTTATAATTTTGAACTCCCAAACCTAAATGGAAGTAACACTAAGCTCTCAGATTATAAAGGGGAAATAGTCATCCTAAATTATTTTGCAAGTTGGTGTGCTCCATGTAAAGACGAATTTCCGGAGTTAGAGGCTTTCCAAAGGGATTATGGAGATCAATTTAATCTGTTGATGATTAATCGTGGAGAGACAAAAGATAAGATTAATAAGGTAACAGAAAACAATAAGGCTGGTATGAATTATTTGTTTGATTATAACGCTAAAGTGTCAAAATTGTATAATGTGACCGGGCAACCTGAAACGTTTGTCATTGATAAACAGGGAGTCATAAGAGAGCACTTTAATGGACCAGTGACAGAAATGCAACTGTATAATTGGGCGAAGAAATATAATAAATAAAAGGAGGATTGACCCATCAACTCGATGGTGTCATCCTCCTATTTTTATCTTCTTAGATATTGGAATTCTGCAGAAATATTCGCTTTAATTTTTATTTGTCCTGGTTCCAATTGAGTAGTACTCATAGCTTTAACCAGTGTTTCTGGCTGATAAGAAAAGGGCTGGTTGGGACTACTGCTGCCTTCTATAAGTAAACTTGGGGTTGGTATAAGATTCACATTAATGGAGTCGGCGATTGTTTTTGCCTTACTAATCGCATTATTTACTGCTAGGACTAAGGCCCTTTGATAATAAGGCTCCTTATTCTTTACGGTAAACTGAATATTTGAAACATAATTGCCCCCGTTCTGTACTGCAGTATCTACTACTTTTCCTATCATTGTTAAATCCTCTATTTTCACTTGTAAAATATGAGTTACTTTATAGCCTCTAAATAATTGTTTACCTTGCTCATAGTCGTATTCTGGTTCCATTCTGTAATCGAATGTTTGTATCTGGGTCTGTGGAATTCCAAGTTTCACTAGAGATTGAATGACTTCTGTACTTTGAATCGCATTTTGCTGTTGTGTGGGTAATAGTTCCTTTCCTTCCGAAATAATCCCTAAGTTAATTGAAGCTAAATCTGGTTGCACAGCCAATTCTCCCTCTCCATTAACTTTTATTAACTGTCCTTTATGTTGTGTCTTACTGCGGTTTTCCAGATGGTAATTGTACATATCGTTTTTCTCCTTAACGCTAGGATTTTCTATAAAATACTCCACCATCATTTGAAATGTTCCAGTATCGAGATAACTATTCTTTTAATCTAATCGAACCGTTTCTAGTAAATTTCAAAAAAATAGAAGGGAATGACAGATTTGCAAGTCATAATGTGTCCAAGCAGGCATACATTTTAAATAATGAGATAGGCAAATCAAGGAGGAAGCACTCATGGAAACAATCCTACATTTTTTACCTAAAAATATAGCAGATTTAATCAGCCAAATCCCTCCTAATCAAAAAGATGAACTAGAAGAAATACGCATTCGAATAAACCGACCCATGGAAATAACATTAAAGGGAGCACCCAGGTTTCTTTCTTATATTATTCAACCTGAAGATGCCTTTCACCTAATGAATAAGATAAGTCATTTTTCTATTTATACGCTTGAAGAAGAACTTAAACGCGGTTATATAACCGTTTCAGGAGGACACCGCATAGGGCTAGCTGGGAAAGTTATTCTTGAGGAAGGAAAGGTAAAAGCAATTAGGGATATCGCTTCTTTTAACATAAGGATTGCAAGAGAAAAGGTGGGGATTGCTGAATCAATTGTTCCCTTTCTGTTTCAAGGCAGTTGGATGCATTCCATGATTATCGGCCCGCCTCAAACAGGGAAAACCACCATGTTACGGGATTTAGCAAGAATTATATCCTCAGGGGATCAATTAAACCATATAGCAGCTTCTAAGGTTGGAATTGTTGATGAACGCAGCGAAATAGCTGGTTGTGTAAATGGGGTGCCACAATTAACTTTTGGTCATCGTTTGGATGTCCTAGATGCCTGTCCAAAGGCAGAAGGAATGATGATGATGATTCGGTCGATGAGCCCAGATGTCTTAATTGTCGATGAAATAGGTCGTAAAGAGGATGCTGAAGCCATTCAAGAAGCTATACATGCAGGGATTAAATTGATCATGACCACGCACGGGACTAGCTTAGAAGAAATCCGAAAACGTCCATCATTAAGAGACATTATTGATCAAGGAATATTTCAACGCTTTATCGTTTTAAGCAGAGCATCAGGACCTGGTACTATTACCCATATTTTAGATTCCAATGGTAAAGAATTGACCCAAAAAGTGAGGGTGACATAAATGATTAAGCTATTGGGAGCTATTATCATTATTGTTGCTACAACTTGGACAGGATTTGAAGCTGCAAGGCATTTTAGCGAACGCCCGAAACAGCTTAGAGCATTGAGGTCAGCCCTCCAGTCACTCGAAGCAGAAATAATGTATGGTCACACACCATTGCATGAAGCATCTAGACGATTAGCTGAACAATTATCCAATCCACTTGCCTCCTTTTTTGAATCATTTGCAAGGAAACTAACAGACACCGAAACAACTGTTAAAGAGGCTTGGGAAACATGTTTAAAAGAGGTTTGGAAGGCCACAGCCTTAAAACAGGGAGAATTTGAAATTATGAAGCAGTTTGGGGAAACCCTTGGTCGTCATGATCGCTTTTCCCAACAAAAACATATTATGCTAACTCTTTCTCATTTGGAAAGAGAGGAAGTGGATGCCATCGACCGGCAAGCAAAATATGAAAAAATGGTAAAGAGTCTAGGATTTTTGTCGGGATTACTGCTAATTATTTTATTATTTTAGGGGGAAAAGCAATGGGTTTAGAAGTGGATATTATTTTTAAAATAGCAGGAGTAGGAATCGTGGTTGCGTTCTTGCACACCGTTCTAGATCAGGTGGGTAAAAAAGAGTATGCACAATGGGTTACCTTGTTTGGTTTTATATACATTTTATTCCAAGTTGCATCCATCGTAGATGATCTGTTCCAGAAAATCAAATCGGTTTTCTTATTTCAATAGAGAGGGGGGCTTTGCTATTGAAATCATTAAAATTGTAGGCGTTGCACTCATTGCTACCTTTTTAGCTCTTATTATTAAGGAGCAAAAGCCAAATTTTGCATTTCTTTTAATTGTGTTTGTAGGCTGTGTTATCTTTCTTTTTCTAGTTGATAAAATTTATGAAATTATTCATATGCTACAAAAATTAGCAGTAAATGCACATGTAAACCTAGTCTATGTTGAAACAATACTCAAAATCATAGGTATTGCATATATTGCAGAATTTGCTACCCAGATAACTAAGGATGCGGGTCAAGGTGCAATCGCCTCTAAGAT
The window above is part of the Bacillus sp. SORGH_AS_0510 genome. Proteins encoded here:
- the ccmA gene encoding heme ABC exporter ATP-binding protein CcmA; its protein translation is MIEIKNLTKQADNKLILRGIDLSIKKGETVAILGPNGAGKSTLLKVLATLIKPTSGLVKINSLDLKKDHIEIKKVLGYLPHSSLLYDHYSPLENLVFFGNVYGVKNVEEQAMKLVKEVGLSFFLNEPVKNFSRGMIQRIAIARAIIHDPEVLLLDEPHTGLDQGAITILNNVILSMRERGATTLMVTHDFKQAAEICDRIIILKNGKIVDDFKMEKHNLGYVSEIYELQVEGVS
- a CDS encoding heme exporter protein CcmB, which produces MNLFRTALLLAKKDLYSELKTKQILVTQIIFAGLVIVVLSFAFDPANNTTKAVIPGVIWVIIVFAGILGLNRSFITEQRNDTIQGLLVAPMEAASIYLGKFFANFTMILVVELVSIPFLFLLFDFHFLGSIPYFIVVVFLGSFGFIAIGTFLAALAANSKSSEMLLPLLLFPITTPILIGVVQATRIILTNMEKFSSALAWIQLVTAYDVIFFVICLLLIDYVLEV
- a CDS encoding cytochrome c biogenesis protein, with the protein product MSMNLEREKVALAGAKLTEPKKLNISSILFAGTVISMFVSLYFIFIFAAEETTMHAAQKIFYFHVSSAWLAFMAFFVTFVFSILFLIKRKRIFDTYAYVSAEIGIVFTIIVLTTGPIWARSAWNTWWVWEPRLITTLILFFIYIAYIMIRQMDGVWDKKARLAAVFGIIGFADVPIVFFAIRWWQTKFHPIVFGEGPSQKGGGIEDSMLVALLVTITAFTIFYAYLLHKGVSFENMKIKIERYKEKLREQIEN
- a CDS encoding CcmD family protein, with protein sequence MNYEYMLGAYSVAWVVIFAYMAIVGKRHTKLKKEIEFLKQLEK
- a CDS encoding TlpA disulfide reductase family protein; this encodes MNKRVIKLLVMILIIGMFAFFAYSLVTKGKHTDVGDKAYNFELPNLNGSNTKLSDYKGEIVILNYFASWCAPCKDEFPELEAFQRDYGDQFNLLMINRGETKDKINKVTENNKAGMNYLFDYNAKVSKLYNVTGQPETFVIDKQGVIREHFNGPVTEMQLYNWAKKYNK
- a CDS encoding SIMPL domain-containing protein; the encoded protein is MYNYHLENRSKTQHKGQLIKVNGEGELAVQPDLASINLGIISEGKELLPTQQQNAIQSTEVIQSLVKLGIPQTQIQTFDYRMEPEYDYEQGKQLFRGYKVTHILQVKIEDLTMIGKVVDTAVQNGGNYVSNIQFTVKNKEPYYQRALVLAVNNAISKAKTIADSINVNLIPTPSLLIEGSSSPNQPFSYQPETLVKAMSTTQLEPGQIKIKANISAEFQYLRR
- the spoIIIAA gene encoding stage III sporulation protein AA, giving the protein METILHFLPKNIADLISQIPPNQKDELEEIRIRINRPMEITLKGAPRFLSYIIQPEDAFHLMNKISHFSIYTLEEELKRGYITVSGGHRIGLAGKVILEEGKVKAIRDIASFNIRIAREKVGIAESIVPFLFQGSWMHSMIIGPPQTGKTTMLRDLARIISSGDQLNHIAASKVGIVDERSEIAGCVNGVPQLTFGHRLDVLDACPKAEGMMMMIRSMSPDVLIVDEIGRKEDAEAIQEAIHAGIKLIMTTHGTSLEEIRKRPSLRDIIDQGIFQRFIVLSRASGPGTITHILDSNGKELTQKVRVT
- the spoIIIAB gene encoding stage III sporulation protein SpoIIIAB, producing the protein MIKLLGAIIIIVATTWTGFEAARHFSERPKQLRALRSALQSLEAEIMYGHTPLHEASRRLAEQLSNPLASFFESFARKLTDTETTVKEAWETCLKEVWKATALKQGEFEIMKQFGETLGRHDRFSQQKHIMLTLSHLEREEVDAIDRQAKYEKMVKSLGFLSGLLLIILLF
- the spoIIIAC gene encoding stage III sporulation protein AC, which gives rise to MGLEVDIIFKIAGVGIVVAFLHTVLDQVGKKEYAQWVTLFGFIYILFQVASIVDDLFQKIKSVFLFQ
- the spoIIIAD gene encoding stage III sporulation protein AD; translated protein: MICSRKSNRFSYFNREGGFAIEIIKIVGVALIATFLALIIKEQKPNFAFLLIVFVGCVIFLFLVDKIYEIIHMLQKLAVNAHVNLVYVETILKIIGIAYIAEFATQITKDAGQGAIASKIELAGKVIILAMAIPILTVLIETIIKLIPS